The following DNA comes from Fusarium fujikuroi IMI 58289 draft genome, chromosome FFUJ_chr03.
GTTCCACTCCTCAGCCGTTAGCAGGGAACCGCCTCGAGAGTTTTCTGTTCTGTGTACCTAGAATAATACCGCGCTTCTATTTACGCTCGTAACCTCCTGGAGTTACGTCTCCAAGGCCGAAACAGATCCGTTAGAGTCATAGTTTGATCGTGCTTTTAGTGGCATGTCCTGTCCTAGCAGTTGTTTGGAAAGTTTTGATGGAGATCGAGTGGGAGAAGACTCCGCCCGCGCCGTAGGGTTTCTTGGGATGGTTTGCCTTCTCACACCTTACCTGGGTTGGTCGGTCGGTCCCTTCAGAACTTCGGGCTTTCTCCAAGCTACTCACTAACACACCCCCTCGCCGTCCGCGCATCTTCAATCACACGCCCTCCCGTCCTGGATAGCTCTTCCCCCCGGAGGCCGGGTGTGTCACCGACGACACACGCTTGGGGGTTTACACTGCTCTACAAAATCCCCTCGCCCGCCTGCACATCCCTTCCCTTCGATCTCTCTCTTCTAACCCTCATACCTTTCTCTATCGCTACCGAGTATACCCCCTGCCTCCGATTCTTTGTGCTCTAGGGTGATATCGCAGCCATTTGtgagctggaagagctgTCGTGGTATCTTCATACCGACAAGCGTGCTCATTACCCCACCACCAAAAGTCAAAGAGACCCCGCCATCAAGCTCTCGATAAAGCTCCCACTTTGCCAGAGCTCCTCGCCTTCGctcatctcaacctcttcatctccCTGAAGTCGCTGACACAAGATCGCCCAAGATGGCTGGTATTGCTCCCGTTGCTCCCCAGCAACCACTCACATTCAACGATGTcttcgaggaggaagatatcGATGAGCCTAAGGAGGCCAACACGGTCCACCACATCCGTGCCAACTCTAGCATCATGCATGTGAAGAAGATTCTTGGTGAGTAGCCGGCGCCTTCTCGACAGCCACCAATGGCTTATCTCGGGAACGATATCGCCCCCGTTGCGCATCTTGAGGACTCGCGCTGACTCCATTCTTTTTCTCCTACAGTTGCCAACCGTGGTGAAATTCGTAAGTCAAAACAGCCCATTCCCTATCCTAGACCCGCAATCGCTAACATGTGAGCCAGCCATTCGTGTATGACTGCCTGTCCATTCCTTCCACCCGACCGTACATTTTAGACACTGCCAAGCTGACACGGCTTTCTGGTTGTAGATTTTCAGAACTGTAAGTCTCGATCCTCGGTTTGGAACGGCTAATGCATGACCTGAACTATGGCACTGACAATTACCAGGCTCACGAGCTTTCGCTGCACACTGTTGCAGTCTTCAGGTACCCCTCACTTGAAACCGCGATCCTAGCGACACAAGAATTTATAAACTAACCCGGACAGTTATGAGGATCGGTTGAGCATGCACCGACAGAGTACGCGATTCATCCATGCCCATTTGTGTCATGATTCTTTTGCTGACCACTCCTTCAGAGGCCGATGAAGCCTACGTCATTGGCAAGCGTGGACAGTATACCCCTGTTGGCGCATACCTggctggtgatgagattATCAAAATCGCTGTCGAGCACAACGTGCAGATGATTCACCCCGGTACGGATATTTCATTTTCGGCATCCGGGATTCACAGCGCTAACTAATAACCCCAGGTTACGGTTTCCTCTCCGAGAACGCCGAGTTTGCCCGCAGCGTCGAGAAGGCTGGCCTCATCGTGAGTCTAAAGTACCCCACCACTCCCGCTCCGTCCGTGCACTAACCCCGGACCAGTTTGTCGGCCCCTCCCCCGATGTGATTGATTCTCTTGGTGACAAGGTTTCTGCCCGAAAGCTTGCTAATGCTGCCAATGTACCTGTCGTCCCTGGTACCCCGGGTGCTGTTGAGAGGTACGAGGAAGTCAAGGATTTCACCGACAAGTATGGTTTCcctatcatcatcaaggctgcCTTCGGTGGTGGCGGTCGTGGTATGCGAGTAGTCCGCGAGCAGGAGAGTCTTAAAGAGTCCTTTGAGCGTGCCACCTCCGAGGCTAAGACTGCTTTCGGTAACGGAACTGTCTTCGTTGAGCGTTTCCTAGACAAGCCCAAGCACATTGAGGTTCAGCTTCTTGGTGATAACCACGGCAACATTGTCCACTTGTACGAGCGTGACTGCTCCGTTCAGCGACGACACCagaaggttgttgagatCGCCCCTGCCAAGGATCTCCCCGCCGAGGTCCGCGACAACATTCTCGCTGATGCTGTGAGACTGGCCAAGACCGCCGGTTACCGCAATGCCGGTACTGCTGAGTTCCTGGTTGACCAGCAGAACCGCTACTACTTTATCGAGATCAACCCTCGTATTCAAGTTGAGCACACCATCACTGAAGAGATCACCGGTATCGATATCGTTGCCGCCCAGATCCAGATCGCTGCTGGCGCCACATTGAACCAGCTTGGCCTCACCCAGGATCGCATCTCGACCCGTGGTTTTGCTATCCAGTGCCGAATCACAACTGAGGACCCTGCCAAGGGATTCTCGCCTGACACTGGAAAGATCGAGGTTTACCGATCATCTGGCGGTAACGGTGTCCGCCTGGATACTGGTAACGGTTTCGCCGGTGCTGTTATCACTCCCCACTACGACTCTATGCTTACAAAGTGTACCTGTCACGGTTCTACCTACGAAATCGCTCGTAGAAAGGTTCTCCGAGCCTTGATCGAGTTCCGTATTCGAGGTGTCCGAACCAACATCCCTTTCCTTGCCTCCCTCCTCACTCACCCTACCTTTATTGATGGAAACTGCTGGACCACTTTCATCGACGATACCCCTCAGCTGTTTGATCTCATTGGCAGCCAGAACCGCGCCCAGAAGCTGCTTGCCTACCTCGGTGACGTTGCCGTCAACGGTAGCAGCATCAAGGGTCAAATCGGCGAGCCCAAGTTCAAGGGTGAAATCCAGGTTCCTGAGCTTATCAACTCCGCCGGAGAGAAGATTGATACTTCTACACCCTGCACCAAGGGATGGCGAAACATCATTCTCGAACAGGGACCCAAGGCTTTCGCGAAGGCTGTCCGCGAGTACAAGGGTACTCTTCTCATGGACACGACTTGGAGAGACGCCCATCAGTCACTTCTGGCTACTCGTGTTCGTACCGTCGACTTGCTCGGTATTGCCAAGGAAACTAGCCATGCGCTCTCCAACCTGTACTCCCTTGAGTGCTGGGGTGGTGCCACCTTTGATGTTGCCATGCGATTCCTCTATGAGGACCCCTGGGACCGACTCCGAAAGATGCGAAAGCTTGTTCCCAACATTCCTTTCCAGATGCTTCTCCGTGGTGCTAACGGTGTTGCTTACTCCTCTCTGCCTGATAACGCCATCGATCACTTCGTCgaccaggccaagaagaacggTGTCGATATCTTCCGTGTCTTTGATGCCCTGAACGATATCAACCAACTCGAGGTTGGAATCAAAGCTGTTCAAAAGGCTGGTGGAGTTGCCGAGGGAACGATTTCCTACTCGGGTGACAGTACAGTACCCTGTTCCCCATCGTGATGTTTACCTACTGACCATCCTTATAGTGCTTCGCCCTGGCAAGAAATACAATCTGGAGTACTACCTCGACCTTGCCGATAAGCTGGTCGCCCTTGACATCGATATCTTGGGTATCAAGGATATGGCTGGTGTGCTCAAGCCACATGCGGCTACACTTCTGATCGGATCAATCCGAAAGAAGTACCCTGACCTTCCCATCCACGTGCATACACACGACTCTGCCGGTACTGGTGTGGCTTCGATGGTCGCCTGCGCCAAGGCGGGCGCCGATGCTGTCGATGCTGCCACCGACAGCCTGTCTGGCATGACTTCGCAGCCCAGTATCAACGCCATCATTGCTTCCCTTGAGGGTAGCGAGTGTGACCCTGGTTTGGACCCCAAGCTTGTTCGATCACTTGACGTCTACTGGCAGCAACTTCGTTTGCTTTACTCTCCCTTCGAGGCCCATCTTGCTGGCCCCGACCCCGAGGTTTACGAGCACGAGATCCCCGGTGGTCAGTTGACCAACATGATGTTCCAAGCTTCTCAGCTAGGTCTTGGATCCCAGTGGcttgagaccaagaaggcctACGAGCATGCCAACGAGCTTCTCGGTGACATTGTCAAGGTCACTCCTACATCCAAGGTTGTCGGTGATCTTGCCCAGTTCATGGTCTCCAACGGTCTGTCCCCCGAGGATGTGAAGGCCAAGGCCTCCCAGCTCGATTTCCCCGGCTCCGTGTTGGAGTTCCTTGAGGGTCTGATGGGACAGCCTTACGGTGGATTCCCTGAGCCTCTACGAACTGATGCCCTTCGCGGCCGTCGTAAGCTCGATAAGCGACCTGGTCTTTTCCTCGACCCCGTCGATTTCGTCAAGACAAAGCGTGAGCTCGGCAAGAAGTATGGTGCTCCAGTCACCGAATGCGATGTGGCGTCCTATGTCATGTACCCCAAGGTCTTTGAGGACTACAAGAAGTTCGTCCAGCAGTACGGTGACCTTTCCGTCCTACCTACTCGATACTTCCTATCTCGCCCTGAGATCGGCGAAGAGTTCAACGTTGAGCTCGAAAAGGGCAAGGTGCTGATTCTGAAGCTCCTTGCTGTCGGTCCTCTGTCCGAGAATACCGGTCAACGTGAGGTCTTCTTCGAGATGAACGGGGAGGTTCGACAAGTCACcgttgttgacaagaaggctgctgttgagaacatCAGCCGACCTAAGGCCGATGCTAATGACTCGAGCCAGGTCGGCGCGCCTATGTCTGGTGTTCTGGTTGAGCTCCGTGTCCACGAGGGCtctgaggtcaagaagggtgATCCTATCGCCATTCTTTCTGccatgaagatggaaatgaGCATATCTGCCCCCCATAGCGGAAAGGTTTCAAACCTTCAAGTCCGTGAGGGTGATTCTGTTGATGGCTCCGATCTCGTGTGTCGAATCGAGAAGGCTTGAGGTGGTTGCGCaaggaaataaaagactgGGTTTAATGACACTTATGGATATCAGGCAGGAAGTACCCTAAAACTATGGGATTGGCGTGTTGAGATGACCTATGAATAGTTCTTTGAAGAAACTTTGAATACAAGTATGAATCAACTCATTGACGATATGGTTACCATTTGGGCCCCACTAACCTCGTGAagttttattatagatttatagTACTTTAGGGAATTCTAGAATAATCCCTACTAATTCTGCAAAAGTTTAGTATAATCTCTTCCTAAATATCATAATATACCTAGATGTAGTAAAGAGGTGGTCTCGTGAGGCACGGGAGGAAGTCTGTTTATGTAAGCATCGAGGAGTTCCAACCAACATGCCCTCATATCCCAAAGATGAATAATCTCACAGAAATTTTGATTCAGGGATATCATCAAATATTGTAGAATCTTGCTTATGAAAGTCGGTTGTGGAATTTGGGCCGAGTCTCGTAGTTTAAAGAAGGGGGGGCCTAATAAACCTTGGTAGTCTTCCCGGTTTTCACAGCCAGATAGGTCATCTCCTGCAAAGAGCCACATGAGACATACGATAGCCTAAGGAACGTGTTAGCAGTTGAGTCGCCTCATTCATGCCCTCAGTCTAGAACAGCTTTGTGAACCCGGACCGGGGCTTACTTGTAGATCTGTGTGGGGGCCGGATCTCGGAGGCTATGGGGTATGCGGGGGTGGGTCTGAAGAAACGGCGGACCGGTGCCGCGATCCGCTGTCAAAGCAAATGAAAACCAGGGGTCAATATCGCAGTCAAGGCGAATGACATCACTCCTCAAGCATGACTTTTCGAGCGTTTCCTTAAATTCCTGACCTATGTATGACCTGGATGGAAAGTAGTATACGTGGTAAAGCCCTTACGCATGAAGTTCGGAGGACTCTCGGTGTTCTCAGTACCTAATCCCCAGATCGACAATAGGGGCACTTCGAGGATGATTATGAATTGGATGCCAGCTCCACCCTGCACCAACCCTATAGTAGCATAGGGAATCTAGCCAAGTTGCCGTATGAATGGGAAAGTCGGGATTGTACTCCGAATTGAAGACTGTAAATGCCTGCTGAGCCTAGACATTGATGACATGCACTGATGCTTGAGACGAATCCTTAATACAATAAACTCTGCATGAACCATATATGTTAATATGGCTTGCGGAAAGGTTTTACGATTCTTGATAACGACTCTGGCTTTTCTTATGATGATCATCATTCATACAGTGtaattgattgatgatgaatcaGTTCCTACAAAGGCTCAGATAAGTCTACGTACGAGCTTGGAAGCTCACGCGTTGACAGTGCGGGGAATCCCACTCAACCATTCCTATGGAGGGTTGCATGCGTCAAAAGCTGCAAGTATCGACAGGGCCGATACCCTGGATGATACGGAGTCAATTCGTTATATCTGAAGTTTGATCATGTGGCCCGAAATCGGATGGACTCGGATGGGAGCTGTTTGAAGAATGATCATTGATAGTTGTGATTTAGTCAGGAGCCCAACACAGAATACTGGGGAGAATGTCATTCACAATGACGTATACGAGAAAGGGTGTATATGCAAACTGCTGGTGAGATGAGGTGATAGGGCAGATGGACAAACTGGGCGGTCTAACGAGAGTTTCTAGCGAGCAGAGGCCGGCGAACCTGAAAAACAGGCTCCGTCGGTCCGTTGTGATGATAGCAGAGgctgattgttgatgatggcaatCCTCCCCCTGTCCGGAGTGCACGGTGAAGTCTGATCCAATATTGGGCGACAACTTTCGCCGCTTGATGGAATGCAACGCAACCATGGACCCCCTCTGGCACTTCTGGGTAAATAAGGTAAAGACCTCCTCCCACCATTTCATTATCATCGGAGAACAGCGATGACCAGAACATGAATGGCGATATGCTTTGTCGATCGATCCCGCCGTTCATGACAGCCTTGTCCTGCATGATTGAACTGAGAGAAGCGGTGAGTTATACTTGTTCTAGTGGTTCTTTGTGTAAGGCACATAGGTAGTTGATTAGGTAGCTTTTCCCACTGTCAGACATGGCTTTCCGAGCTCGTGACTATTGATGCCGGGAGATTAGTGAAAGTGTGGGGGAGGAGTAAACCCCAGACTTGGCTTGTTGACACCTGTAATTTTGGGCATTTAGCCCCCCGCTACCCTCCACTACCGCTCGACAAGATCCCACTGCAACCGGGGGTGACCGGCTATCTTATGCACGATAAAATGCAGCGCTGGAGCTCTGGACTTTTGGAAGCGTGAACCTGACCAATCATGGGCTGTGCTGTGGTGGTAGTGGTGTTTTGCTTCACTAATTCTTATTTCTCAGCATAATCGAGAAGCTTCATTCTGTTACCTACCAGTACCTAACTACTGGAGCGAGCAGTTGTCTTCCCTTTCATTCTTGGTAGATCTCTCAAAGAATCAGTAAGGCAAAGAACATACTCATATCTGTAACTACATCTGATGTTAATAAACATGATACTAAAGGATGTATACCCGGGAGTGACTGTACTGTAGATATCAGTTTGTCTCCCCCGCCCACACTGATTTCTATGGCTCGCCCCCTGTCGCTTGGCACACGCACGGCAGGCCCTTGTGGATGGATCTGCGGCTGCCTGCCCTCCGAAACCCAAAAGTCGCCCACCGCAAAGCAAGCCAAACCAGGCCCAGGCGCAACCTGTAATACAGTTCAAAAAACACCTTCCCTCCAACCCTCCTCTGACCTCATTTCCACCCAAACTCTCTTCCTAACAGACCTGAATTTCTTCCTTTGACTTCCTATGGTTTCGATAGGAAGCATTATAATAACCGATACCCTTCATCGCAGTCACCTCTAGCAACACCGAAACCACTTCTTCCATCGCGAGTAATGGAGAGCCTTCAATTATCCCAGGTTCTTGCCGACCTCAGTAATATCGGTGCCGCCGTACGTGCCCAATTTTAATCTTGAGCTCCTTTCTGCTGCATGTTCCGTACAGTCGAGACTAACATATCTCCCGTGTCAGGATCCGGGAGCCGCAGAGGCCATCGTGAGCGCAAACAACCCCTCCAACTCGAGTTACACCCGAGTCGAAGTGACTGCAGCTGCAACTGCCCCTACCTCGAGTCCTACTACGAATCAACAGCGACGTCCCACAGGCTTACAGCGGCATTGGTCGTCGGAGAAATTCGACAAATTCGGCCGCCGCATTCTCTCTCCCGGCTCCCACTCCGGTTCAGCTGTAAACTCTAGCCCTGGAACTCCTCGCCGAGGCGAATCTGATGTGAGGCAACCCCACCAACCGTCGTCTCCAAGGCGAAGCTGGGACTCGGGCACTGACAGAACTGCTGCACAGTTCGAAGAGGACCTGGAGAGAGCAAGCACACTCATGCAACTATACGACATTCgctccaagatcaagcagCAGGATAACAGCAGCCTGCTCAGAGCTCGAGAGAAGGTCAACGCGATAGCAGCGCGACAACAAGCTCAGCAGGCCGCAGAACGCAACATGAAGGCAGCTGACGAACTTCGACGACAACGCTACTCTTTCCCAAGAGCCGGTCTCTGAAGCGAATGACCCTTACGATTTCCTTACATCTTCTCACGACGGATCACGGGCTCGTTACGAAAGGACAGGCGCTGGGTAATATCTGATTGGTGCTTGTGGGATGGTTTCTTTGACGGCGTTTGGGACACAAAAGTTATGCCGTCGGTGCGACGAAATCGATCCTCCTTTGAAGAGCGAGGCTGAAGGCGAACCTGATATGTTTTGACAGTTGAGACTGCTGGCATTAATACGATACGCTTGGACAATCGAAGCGGAAGCTGTTCTTTTGGCATCTTGGGGACCAAGATGGCACCAAACAATGCATGTATACCATGGGAGAATGAAAGCGGTTTCTATGTTCTCGAATAGTTCGACTCCTTCAAATTATCATAGACATGCCGCAGCTTCGATCACTCCCCACACATGACACATGACATCAGTTCTATTTGAGCCTCTTGGCCTAATGCCTCTATGTATGCGAGGATCATATATACTATCGATAGATGATTTAATTAATCCTTATCTATTTCAGAAAGGACAGCatagattattaataagcttaaatgCCGTGGGCCTAACTAACATGGAGCTCCAAAACGGGTCTTTGGAGGGTTTATGAGCTGAGCCTTTGCGATATGCCGAGTCCGAGAGTTTGGGTTGATTTTTGCTTGGCATTTGGAATACTTACATAAACGTCTAGCATGTTCATGCAGGTCCTTTTACAAGTCGCTCATGACGTTCTAGAATGTGGTTTATATGTAGCAGATCAATCATTAACAACGAAATGATGAAGTAGGTAAGGTGGTCAAGGATGGAAACACGT
Coding sequences within:
- a CDS encoding probable PYC2 Pyruvate carboxylase 2 — protein: MAGIAPVAPQQPLTFNDVFEEEDIDEPKEANTVHHIRANSSIMHVKKILVANRGEIPIRIFRTAHELSLHTVAVFSYEDRLSMHRQKADEAYVIGKRGQYTPVGAYLAGDEIIKIAVEHNVQMIHPGYGFLSENAEFARSVEKAGLIFVGPSPDVIDSLGDKVSARKLANAANVPVVPGTPGAVERYEEVKDFTDKYGFPIIIKAAFGGGGRGMRVVREQESLKESFERATSEAKTAFGNGTVFVERFLDKPKHIEVQLLGDNHGNIVHLYERDCSVQRRHQKVVEIAPAKDLPAEVRDNILADAVRLAKTAGYRNAGTAEFLVDQQNRYYFIEINPRIQVEHTITEEITGIDIVAAQIQIAAGATLNQLGLTQDRISTRGFAIQCRITTEDPAKGFSPDTGKIEVYRSSGGNGVRLDTGNGFAGAVITPHYDSMLTKCTCHGSTYEIARRKVLRALIEFRIRGVRTNIPFLASLLTHPTFIDGNCWTTFIDDTPQLFDLIGSQNRAQKLLAYLGDVAVNGSSIKGQIGEPKFKGEIQVPELINSAGEKIDTSTPCTKGWRNIILEQGPKAFAKAVREYKGTLLMDTTWRDAHQSLLATRVRTVDLLGIAKETSHALSNLYSLECWGGATFDVAMRFLYEDPWDRLRKMRKLVPNIPFQMLLRGANGVAYSSLPDNAIDHFVDQAKKNGVDIFRVFDALNDINQLEVGIKAVQKAGGVAEGTISYSGDMLRPGKKYNLEYYLDLADKLVALDIDILGIKDMAGVLKPHAATLLIGSIRKKYPDLPIHVHTHDSAGTGVASMVACAKAGADAVDAATDSLSGMTSQPSINAIIASLEGSECDPGLDPKLVRSLDVYWQQLRLLYSPFEAHLAGPDPEVYEHEIPGGQLTNMMFQASQLGLGSQWLETKKAYEHANELLGDIVKVTPTSKVVGDLAQFMVSNGLSPEDVKAKASQLDFPGSVLEFLEGLMGQPYGGFPEPLRTDALRGRRKLDKRPGLFLDPVDFVKTKRELGKKYGAPVTECDVASYVMYPKVFEDYKKFVQQYGDLSVLPTRYFLSRPEIGEEFNVELEKGKVLILKLLAVGPLSENTGQREVFFEMNGEVRQVTVVDKKAAVENISRPKADANDSSQVGAPMSGVLVELRVHEGSEVKKGDPIAILSAMKMEMSISAPHSGKVSNLQVREGDSVDGSDLVCRIEKA